In Novosphingobium sp. MMS21-SN21R, a single genomic region encodes these proteins:
- a CDS encoding YbaN family protein: MRRHLYLAGGIISVALGAIGAFLPILPTVPFLLLATFFFARSNPAWEQRLLDHPRYGPPLRQWRERRAISRKAKKGALIAMGAGVLLTAFTAGWPWLLIPAAVMGITGTWIWTRAE; this comes from the coding sequence TTGCGCCGCCATCTCTATCTCGCGGGCGGCATCATTTCGGTGGCTCTGGGCGCAATCGGCGCGTTCCTGCCGATCCTGCCCACGGTCCCGTTCCTGCTGCTGGCCACGTTCTTCTTCGCGCGCTCCAACCCCGCGTGGGAGCAGCGCCTGCTCGATCACCCACGCTACGGGCCGCCCTTGCGCCAATGGCGTGAACGGCGCGCCATCTCGCGCAAGGCCAAAAAGGGCGCGCTGATCGCCATGGGCGCGGGCGTGCTGCTGACCGCTTTCACAGCGGGCTGGCCGTGGCTGCTGATTCCCGCCGCAGTCATGGGAATCACCGGCACCTGGATATGGACTCGCGCGGAATAG
- a CDS encoding SufE family protein encodes MRSLDDILEEYEFLDGDERYRLLIELGRELEDMPDALKTDATLVRGCSASVWVYPTQGQGGTLHFLADSNAAITKGIVALVLAAVQDKPAAQVAAMDVAEALGPFDLKKQLSSNRTQGVPNMIALVREHAARLAAAA; translated from the coding sequence ATGCGCAGCCTTGACGACATTCTCGAAGAGTACGAATTCCTCGATGGCGACGAACGCTATCGCCTGCTGATCGAACTCGGCCGCGAACTCGAAGACATGCCCGACGCCCTGAAAACCGACGCCACGCTGGTGCGTGGCTGTTCGGCCAGCGTCTGGGTCTATCCCACGCAGGGGCAGGGCGGCACGCTGCATTTCCTGGCCGACAGCAATGCCGCGATCACCAAGGGCATCGTCGCACTGGTTCTCGCCGCCGTGCAGGACAAGCCCGCCGCGCAAGTTGCCGCCATGGACGTCGCCGAAGCACTCGGCCCCTTCGATCTCAAAAAGCAGCTTTCGTCCAACCGCACGCAGGGCGTGCCCAACATGATCGCGCTCGTGCGCGAACACGCCGCCCGCCTCGCGGCTGCGGCCTGA
- the pspC gene encoding envelope stress response membrane protein PspC, with amino-acid sequence MNSPRTRFYRDKVNGKVMGVCAGIADYTGVDVLWVRLGFLILAFSMGWPFLAYFALGFLAGKKPGHLYGDRQEQQFWQRVRQSPARTAREVRASFRDIDRRLADVESFYVNSNPRLSAEIESLR; translated from the coding sequence GTGAACAGCCCCCGCACCCGCTTTTACCGCGACAAGGTCAACGGCAAGGTCATGGGCGTTTGCGCCGGGATTGCCGACTATACCGGGGTGGATGTGCTCTGGGTCCGCCTCGGCTTCCTGATCCTGGCATTCTCTATGGGCTGGCCGTTCCTCGCCTACTTCGCGCTCGGCTTTCTGGCCGGCAAGAAGCCGGGCCACCTCTATGGTGACCGTCAGGAGCAGCAGTTCTGGCAGCGTGTGCGCCAGTCGCCCGCCCGCACTGCCCGCGAAGTACGTGCCAGCTTCCGCGACATCGACCGCCGCCTGGCCGACGTCGAAAGCTTCTACGTCAACAGCAACCCGCGTCTTTCGGCGGAAATCGAAAGCCTGCGCTAA
- the pspB gene encoding envelope stress response membrane protein PspB: MEDAVPIIAIFLGLPWIIFHYITKWKTSATLTNGDEALLDELYQLARRLDDRMDTVERLVASDNPDFKPARILHDRETDNQKLRELDRMFAEQGRTSK; this comes from the coding sequence ATGGAAGACGCAGTTCCCATTATCGCCATTTTTCTCGGCCTGCCGTGGATCATCTTTCACTACATCACCAAGTGGAAAACCTCGGCGACCTTGACCAACGGTGACGAGGCCTTGCTGGACGAACTCTACCAGCTCGCTCGCCGCCTCGATGACCGGATGGACACGGTCGAGCGCCTTGTCGCTTCCGATAACCCGGACTTCAAGCCCGCCCGCATCCTGCATGACCGCGAAACCGACAATCAGAAGCTGCGCGAACTCGACCGGATGTTCGCCGAACAGGGAAGGACCTCGAAGTGA
- the pspA gene encoding phage shock protein PspA — MTEDLTPIRPERAGASRTTRLDAELERLRTSPSSSDRPRSSQSFSSFNSGANLMGIFSRTRDIIAANFNDLLDKADDPAKMIRMIIMEMEETLVEVRASAARTIADQKEMGRHVAKLDRLQHDWSEKAQLALSKDREDLARAALVEKKKAEDMAHQLRTEIGVLDDSMRAYELDIDKLQTRLREARSRQTAIAARLESAENRVRLRTLLASERVDEAMARFDQLERRVDYAEGRADALSLSDGNSKPSLADEISALAGKDKIDEELEAMKRALGKED; from the coding sequence ATGACCGAAGACCTCACCCCGATCCGGCCAGAACGCGCAGGTGCCTCGCGCACCACGCGCCTCGATGCCGAGCTTGAGCGTCTGCGCACCTCGCCTTCGTCAAGCGACCGCCCGCGCTCGTCGCAATCCTTTTCGTCCTTCAACTCCGGAGCAAACCTGATGGGCATCTTCTCGCGGACTCGCGACATCATTGCCGCCAATTTCAACGACTTGCTTGATAAGGCGGACGATCCTGCCAAGATGATCCGGATGATCATCATGGAGATGGAGGAAACGCTGGTCGAAGTCCGCGCCTCTGCCGCCCGCACCATTGCCGATCAGAAGGAAATGGGCCGCCACGTCGCCAAGCTTGACCGGCTCCAGCATGACTGGTCCGAGAAGGCTCAGCTGGCTCTGTCGAAGGACCGCGAGGATCTTGCCCGTGCGGCCCTCGTCGAGAAGAAGAAGGCCGAGGACATGGCGCACCAGCTGCGCACCGAGATCGGCGTGCTCGACGATTCGATGCGCGCCTACGAACTCGACATCGACAAGCTGCAGACCCGCCTGCGCGAAGCCCGCAGCCGCCAGACCGCCATCGCTGCCCGCCTCGAAAGCGCCGAGAACCGCGTCCGCCTGCGCACCCTGCTCGCCAGTGAGCGCGTGGACGAGGCCATGGCCCGCTTCGACCAGCTCGAACGCCGTGTCGATTACGCCGAAGGCCGCGCCGACGCGCTGAGCCTGTCGGACGGCAACTCCAAGCCCAGCCTGGCGGATGAAATCTCTGCGCTCGCCGGCAAGGACAAGATTGACGAAGAGCTGGAAGCGATGAAGCGCGCGCTCGGAAAGGAAGACTGA
- the pspF gene encoding phage shock protein operon transcriptional activator, whose translation MDREVQFIGQSGAFLDAVERASRAAPMRRPVLVIGERGTGKELIAERLHRLSSRWTEPLVTMNCAALPETLIEAELFGHEAGAFTGATRARTGRFEEADKGTLFLDELGTLSMGAQERLLRAVEYGEVTRIGSSKPVRVDVRIVAATNEDLPRMAEQGRFRPDLLDRLSFEVITLPPLRVREGDIAVLADYFGRRMAAELHWDAWPGFSATVQRALEEYLWPGNVRELRNVVERAVYRWDDATTPIAHVQFDPFESAWKPISPPRAAEMESPAPARPAAAPDLDGVTDLRQAVEAHERSIIEHHLGRNRFNQRQTAKALGLSYDQLRHCMKKHGLTDRGAG comes from the coding sequence ATGGATCGGGAAGTTCAGTTCATCGGGCAATCGGGTGCCTTCCTCGACGCGGTGGAACGCGCCAGCCGCGCCGCTCCGATGCGCCGCCCGGTGCTGGTGATCGGCGAGCGCGGGACCGGCAAGGAACTGATCGCCGAACGCCTCCACCGCCTGTCCTCGCGCTGGACCGAGCCGCTGGTGACGATGAACTGCGCCGCCCTGCCCGAAACGCTCATCGAAGCGGAACTTTTCGGGCACGAGGCGGGCGCGTTTACCGGGGCGACGCGGGCGCGGACCGGGCGGTTCGAGGAAGCGGACAAGGGCACGCTCTTCCTTGATGAACTGGGCACGCTGTCGATGGGCGCGCAGGAGCGCCTGCTGCGCGCGGTCGAGTATGGCGAGGTGACAAGGATCGGATCGAGCAAGCCGGTGCGGGTGGACGTGCGCATCGTCGCGGCGACCAACGAGGACCTACCCCGGATGGCCGAACAGGGGCGGTTTCGGCCCGATCTGCTCGACCGCCTGAGCTTCGAGGTGATCACCCTGCCGCCACTGCGCGTGCGCGAGGGCGATATCGCGGTGCTGGCCGATTACTTCGGGCGGCGCATGGCAGCGGAACTTCACTGGGACGCCTGGCCGGGCTTTTCCGCCACCGTCCAGCGCGCGCTTGAGGAATACCTGTGGCCCGGCAACGTGCGCGAATTGCGCAACGTGGTCGAGCGCGCGGTCTATCGCTGGGACGATGCGACGACGCCGATTGCGCATGTGCAGTTCGATCCGTTCGAAAGCGCGTGGAAGCCGATCTCGCCCCCCCGTGCGGCAGAGATGGAATCCCCTGCCCCGGCGCGACCCGCTGCGGCGCCCGATCTGGATGGCGTGACCGATCTGCGGCAAGCGGTCGAGGCGCATGAGCGTTCGATCATCGAGCATCACCTGGGGCGCAACCGCTTCAACCAGCGCCAGACCGCGAAGGCATTGGGCCTGAGCTACGACCAGTTGCGGCACTGCATGAAGAAGCACGGGCTGACGGACCGGGGCGCGGGCTGA
- the recF gene encoding DNA replication/repair protein RecF (All proteins in this family for which functions are known are DNA-binding proteins that assist the filamentation of RecA onto DNA for the initiation of recombination or recombinational repair.) — MSLTRLTLRDFRNHAATRMEGMRAFNVLVGENGAGKTNVLEAISLLAPGRGLRRAQPAEMAGRDGTGGFAVAADMEDGAVQIGTASEAQAPNRRSVRINGAEGPAARLAEWLSITWLTPAMDRLFAESAGSRRRFLDRLVLAREPGHARTATRYENALRERNRLLGEQMEPDAMWLDGIEAQMAETGAAMAASRAALVADLGVALEGVPEQPFARPLLHYASEVPMEAEALRALLREGRRRDRAAGRSLTGPHRDDLAVTLAAKNAAAADCSTGEQKAMLIAIVLAHAGLTAGERPRLLLLDEIAAHLDPVRRSALFERLAESGAQVWMTGTEIAPFAEIAGASAVWAVRDGMVERV; from the coding sequence ATGTCCCTCACCCGCTTGACCTTGCGCGATTTTCGCAACCACGCCGCGACGCGGATGGAGGGGATGCGCGCCTTCAACGTGCTGGTGGGCGAGAACGGCGCGGGCAAGACCAATGTGCTCGAGGCGATCAGCCTGCTCGCGCCGGGCCGGGGCCTGAGACGCGCGCAGCCTGCCGAGATGGCGGGGCGCGATGGCACGGGCGGGTTTGCCGTGGCGGCGGATATGGAGGACGGCGCGGTGCAGATCGGCACGGCGAGCGAGGCCCAAGCGCCGAACCGCCGCTCCGTCCGGATCAATGGCGCTGAAGGCCCGGCGGCGCGGCTGGCCGAGTGGCTTTCGATCACCTGGCTGACGCCCGCGATGGACCGGTTGTTTGCCGAAAGCGCAGGTTCGCGGCGGCGGTTTCTGGACCGGCTGGTGCTGGCGCGCGAACCGGGGCACGCGCGAACCGCAACGCGCTATGAGAACGCGCTGCGTGAGCGCAACCGCCTGCTGGGCGAGCAGATGGAGCCTGACGCGATGTGGCTCGACGGGATCGAGGCGCAGATGGCCGAGACCGGCGCGGCAATGGCGGCATCGCGCGCGGCGCTGGTGGCCGACCTTGGCGTCGCCTTGGAAGGCGTGCCCGAGCAGCCCTTCGCGCGGCCCTTGCTGCACTATGCCAGCGAGGTTCCGATGGAGGCCGAGGCCTTGCGTGCGCTGTTGCGTGAGGGACGGCGGCGGGACCGGGCGGCGGGGCGCTCGCTCACGGGGCCGCACCGCGACGATCTGGCGGTCACGCTGGCGGCAAAGAACGCAGCCGCAGCGGATTGTTCGACCGGTGAGCAGAAAGCGATGCTGATCGCTATCGTGCTGGCCCATGCCGGGCTGACGGCAGGGGAGCGACCGCGCCTGCTATTGCTCGATGAAATCGCGGCGCATCTGGATCCGGTGCGGCGCTCGGCCCTGTTCGAGCGGCTGGCGGAGTCTGGCGCGCAAGTGTGGATGACGGGGACGGAGATTGCGCCCTTTGCGGAGATTGCCGGGGCGAGCGCGGTATGGGCGGTGCGTGACGGGATGGTGGAGCGGGTCTGA
- a CDS encoding arylesterase gives MRYLTLAIVMLLAACSPEKAADPAPSATPAAAPIAADAPVILAFGDSLYAGYQLNPGEGYPPRLEAALNAGGTPARVVNAGVSGDTTAAALQRLTFTLDNQPVKPTLALVGLGGNDMLRGLPPEQTRQNLDAILTEFDKRQIPVVLTGMLAAPNLGEDYAGKFNAIWPELARKHKAGLVPFFLQPVIGQKALMLEDNVHPNAQGVERIVAATQAQVAEALKAALKE, from the coding sequence ATGCGCTATCTGACCCTTGCCATCGTGATGTTGCTTGCCGCCTGCTCGCCCGAAAAGGCCGCTGATCCCGCCCCCTCGGCCACCCCGGCCGCTGCGCCGATTGCCGCCGATGCCCCGGTGATCCTCGCCTTTGGGGATAGCCTCTACGCGGGCTACCAGCTCAATCCGGGCGAGGGCTATCCGCCCCGCCTCGAAGCGGCGCTGAACGCGGGTGGCACCCCGGCGCGCGTGGTCAATGCGGGCGTCTCGGGTGATACCACCGCCGCCGCACTGCAACGCCTGACGTTTACGCTCGACAACCAGCCGGTGAAGCCCACGCTGGCGCTCGTCGGCCTCGGCGGCAACGACATGCTGCGGGGACTCCCGCCCGAACAGACCCGCCAGAACCTCGACGCAATCCTCACCGAGTTCGATAAGCGCCAGATCCCCGTGGTCCTCACCGGCATGCTCGCCGCGCCCAATCTGGGCGAGGATTATGCGGGCAAGTTCAACGCCATCTGGCCCGAACTTGCCAGGAAGCACAAGGCGGGACTGGTCCCGTTCTTCCTCCAGCCGGTGATCGGCCAGAAAGCGCTGATGCTCGAAGACAACGTCCACCCCAACGCGCAAGGCGTCGAGCGGATCGTGGCGGCAACGCAGGCGCAAGTGGCCGAAGCCCTGAAGGCAGCGTTGAAAGAATAG
- a CDS encoding ATP-binding cassette domain-containing protein: MTSTPNPVITASALTLSLGSGEARVEILRGIDLCVGQGETLALLGPSGSGKSSLLAILSGLERASGGALTVAGADFTTLDEDGLAAARRGRIGIVLQAFHLLPTMTALENVATPLELAGMPDAMARAEAELVAVGLGHRLHHYPAQLSGGEQQRVAIARALAPSPAILFADEPTGNLDHTNGEAVADLLFARAGQVGATLIMVTHDEALAARCGRIVRLADGLIVSDGAA; the protein is encoded by the coding sequence GTGACAAGCACCCCAAATCCGGTAATCACCGCTTCCGCCCTCACCCTGTCGCTCGGTTCCGGCGAGGCGAGAGTCGAAATCCTGCGCGGCATCGACCTTTGCGTGGGTCAAGGCGAGACTCTGGCCCTGCTCGGGCCATCGGGGTCGGGCAAATCGTCGCTGCTGGCGATCCTGTCGGGCCTTGAGCGGGCGAGCGGCGGCGCGCTGACCGTGGCGGGCGCGGATTTCACTACGCTCGACGAAGACGGGCTGGCGGCGGCGCGGCGCGGGCGCATCGGGATCGTGTTGCAGGCCTTCCACCTTTTGCCGACGATGACCGCGCTGGAGAACGTGGCGACGCCGCTGGAACTGGCCGGGATGCCGGACGCCATGGCACGGGCCGAGGCGGAACTGGTCGCGGTGGGGCTGGGGCACCGGCTGCATCACTATCCGGCACAGCTTTCGGGCGGCGAACAGCAACGTGTGGCGATTGCTCGCGCGCTGGCGCCCAGCCCGGCCATCCTGTTTGCCGACGAGCCGACGGGGAATCTCGACCACACCAATGGCGAGGCGGTGGCCGACCTGCTGTTTGCGCGCGCAGGCCAAGTGGGCGCGACGTTGATCATGGTGACGCATGACGAGGCGCTGGCAGCGCGATGCGGACGGATCGTGCGGCTGGCAGACGGGCTGATCGTTTCGGACGGCGCAGCGTGA
- a CDS encoding ABC transporter permease, whose amino-acid sequence MRTDRAAGRRADRFGRRSVNLSWRAAWALARRGLDWRFKGLRLLLVCLVLGTAALSAIGTLTGAIERELATRGREMLGADLEFTLAARQPSADERARIAGMGDLSEGARLQAMATVPGAEDRATPIELKAVDDKWPLYGRFTLESGKAAGAPQGLTAWIAPGVADRLDVKVGDRLQVGKAVLNIGGVIGSEPDRMAEGFSLGPTVIISREALDASALVQPGSMVRTKLRVKLPAGADPAALGEAVKAQFPLAGYEVRTRDKASPGLDRFVSRMGQFLVLVALAALAIAGIGIGNGVNSYLEARRGSIATLKILGASSGDIARIYLMQLAAASSLAILGGLIVGVSVTPLLGRALQGLLPIEPGLVIDARALAIAAAYGALIALTFAAPPLVRARDFPAMALMRARVSPLGSAWRAALVPVGLGLAGIAALAILTAPQPLLAAGFLGGAAALFLLLTGLGRGLTAVAARLPRPKGAIARMALANLHRPGAQTSALVVALGFGLAAFVLLAGVQTSLDGNIVRRVPTRAPDYFVLDLPRDRVAAFEQVVKTAAPAADLRTVPALRGSIVAYGPEGAMTRVADLKEIPDNAWPLRGDRGLTYADALPEGNVLTAGAWWAAGYAGEPLVSVDEDLREALGLKLGDMIGVSILGVERTARIASFRRIDWDSMGFNYVLVFSPNAIADAPHNLAATIGLPADAKTPQVRRAILSGLVKALPSSSVIEIGPVLGQAREILSQMGTAILAAASVAILAGMAVLAGAIAAARERKTYDNVILRVLGASRRQLLVLLLAEYGLLCALLAGVALVLGTGVAYGVIVWLFEFDWLPDWPRILGVLGGGVALVMVLAVAGSVGLLRTRPAQVLREL is encoded by the coding sequence ATGCGGACGGATCGTGCGGCTGGCAGACGGGCTGATCGTTTCGGACGGCGCAGCGTGAACCTCTCCTGGCGCGCCGCATGGGCGCTGGCGCGGCGCGGGTTGGACTGGCGATTCAAGGGCCTCAGGCTGCTGCTGGTGTGCCTTGTGCTGGGTACGGCGGCGCTTTCGGCCATCGGCACGCTGACCGGCGCGATCGAGCGCGAACTGGCAACGCGCGGGCGCGAGATGCTCGGCGCGGATCTGGAATTCACGCTGGCGGCGCGGCAACCTTCGGCGGATGAGCGCGCGCGGATCGCAGGCATGGGCGACCTTTCCGAAGGCGCGCGCTTGCAGGCCATGGCGACAGTGCCGGGAGCCGAGGATCGCGCGACCCCCATCGAACTGAAAGCCGTTGACGACAAGTGGCCGCTCTATGGGCGGTTCACACTGGAAAGCGGCAAGGCAGCGGGCGCGCCGCAGGGCCTGACCGCGTGGATTGCGCCGGGCGTGGCCGACCGTCTGGATGTGAAAGTGGGCGACCGATTGCAAGTGGGCAAGGCGGTGCTGAACATTGGCGGGGTGATCGGCAGCGAGCCGGACCGCATGGCGGAAGGGTTCTCGCTCGGCCCGACAGTGATCATCAGCCGCGAGGCGCTGGACGCTTCCGCGCTGGTCCAGCCCGGATCAATGGTGCGCACCAAGTTGCGGGTGAAGCTGCCTGCGGGCGCGGACCCCGCGGCGCTGGGCGAGGCGGTGAAGGCGCAGTTTCCGCTGGCGGGCTATGAAGTGCGCACGCGCGACAAGGCCTCGCCGGGGCTGGACCGGTTCGTGTCACGGATGGGGCAGTTCCTTGTGCTGGTGGCGCTGGCGGCGTTGGCGATTGCCGGGATCGGCATCGGCAATGGGGTGAATTCGTATCTTGAAGCGCGACGCGGGAGCATTGCCACGCTCAAGATTCTCGGCGCGTCGAGCGGTGATATAGCGCGTATCTACCTGATGCAGCTTGCCGCCGCGTCTTCGCTGGCGATCCTCGGCGGGCTGATCGTGGGCGTGAGCGTGACGCCCTTGCTGGGCAGGGCGTTGCAGGGGCTGTTGCCGATCGAGCCGGGGCTGGTGATCGATGCCCGCGCGCTGGCGATTGCGGCGGCTTATGGCGCGCTGATCGCGCTGACTTTTGCTGCGCCGCCACTGGTGCGGGCGCGGGATTTTCCGGCGATGGCGCTGATGCGCGCAAGGGTCAGTCCGCTGGGATCGGCATGGCGGGCTGCGCTGGTGCCGGTTGGGCTGGGGTTAGCCGGGATTGCCGCGCTGGCGATCCTGACCGCGCCGCAACCGTTGCTGGCGGCGGGCTTTCTAGGGGGAGCGGCGGCGCTGTTCCTGTTGCTGACCGGGCTTGGGCGCGGATTGACGGCAGTGGCGGCACGACTGCCCCGGCCCAAGGGCGCGATTGCGCGGATGGCGCTGGCCAACCTCCACCGTCCGGGCGCGCAGACCTCGGCGCTGGTGGTAGCGCTGGGGTTTGGCCTCGCGGCGTTCGTGCTGCTGGCGGGCGTGCAAACCAGTCTTGATGGCAACATCGTGCGCCGCGTCCCGACACGCGCGCCGGACTATTTCGTGCTCGACCTGCCGCGCGACCGGGTGGCGGCGTTCGAACAGGTGGTGAAGACGGCGGCTCCGGCGGCGGACTTGCGCACGGTGCCAGCGCTGCGCGGGAGCATCGTCGCTTACGGGCCGGAAGGCGCGATGACTCGTGTGGCCGATCTCAAGGAAATTCCCGACAACGCCTGGCCTTTGCGCGGTGATCGCGGGCTGACCTATGCCGATGCGCTCCCCGAGGGCAACGTGCTGACGGCGGGCGCGTGGTGGGCGGCGGGTTATGCTGGCGAACCTTTGGTCTCGGTGGACGAGGACTTGCGCGAGGCGCTGGGCCTGAAGCTGGGCGACATGATCGGGGTTTCGATCCTTGGGGTCGAGCGGACGGCGCGGATTGCTTCGTTCCGGCGGATCGACTGGGATTCGATGGGCTTCAACTATGTGCTGGTGTTCAGCCCCAACGCCATCGCCGATGCGCCGCATAACCTTGCCGCGACCATCGGCCTTCCCGCCGATGCCAAGACGCCGCAGGTGCGCCGAGCGATACTGTCGGGGCTGGTAAAGGCCCTGCCCTCAAGTTCTGTGATCGAGATCGGGCCGGTGCTGGGGCAGGCGCGCGAGATCCTGTCGCAGATGGGCACGGCGATCCTCGCGGCGGCGAGCGTGGCGATCCTTGCGGGCATGGCGGTGCTGGCAGGCGCGATCGCGGCGGCGCGCGAACGCAAGACTTATGACAACGTGATCCTGCGTGTGCTCGGCGCAAGCAGGCGGCAGTTGCTGGTGCTGCTGCTGGCCGAGTATGGGCTGCTGTGCGCTTTGCTCGCGGGTGTCGCGCTGGTTCTCGGCACCGGCGTGGCTTACGGCGTGATCGTGTGGCTGTTCGAGTTCGACTGGCTGCCCGACTGGCCGCGCATCCTTGGCGTGCTGGGCGGCGGTGTGGCGCTGGTCATGGTGCTGGCGGTAGCGGGTTCCGTCGGCCTGCTACGGACCCGGCCTGCGCAGGTGCTGCGGGAGTTGTAA
- a CDS encoding DUF805 domain-containing protein, giving the protein MNWMILPYRRYAEFTGRSRRREYWMFALFYFLVMIALNAVFGTNEVERGNGAFVYGSRLVGTGSWIGGLFWLVSIVPGLAVSIRRLHDQDRTGWLLLLWLIPLLGWFALLVLMCLDGTRGTNRFGPDPKNPSPVDVFS; this is encoded by the coding sequence ATGAACTGGATGATCCTGCCTTACCGCCGTTACGCGGAATTTACCGGTCGCTCGCGCCGCCGCGAATACTGGATGTTCGCGCTGTTCTATTTCCTCGTGATGATCGCGCTCAATGCGGTGTTCGGCACCAACGAAGTCGAGCGCGGCAACGGCGCCTTCGTCTATGGTAGCCGTTTGGTCGGTACCGGAAGCTGGATCGGCGGGTTATTCTGGCTGGTCAGCATCGTCCCCGGCCTCGCCGTGTCGATCCGTCGCCTGCACGATCAGGACCGCACCGGCTGGCTCCTGCTGCTCTGGTTGATACCGCTGCTGGGCTGGTTCGCCCTGCTCGTGCTGATGTGCCTCGACGGCACACGCGGCACCAACCGCTTCGGCCCGGACCCGAAGAACCCGTCGCCGGTGGATGTGTTTAGCTGA
- a CDS encoding DUF805 domain-containing protein → MEWMLMPYRRYADFSGRSQRKEYWMFVLFTFIVAMVCITLMIAGGMSLDESGEATPGPLFWLGVVILAIWGIGSIIPSIAVQVRRFHDQDKSGWMVLLGFIPYVGSIIVFIFMCIEGTRGPNRFGNDPKNPTNSDIFA, encoded by the coding sequence ATGGAATGGATGCTGATGCCGTACCGGCGCTATGCCGATTTTTCCGGGCGCTCACAGCGCAAGGAATACTGGATGTTCGTGCTGTTCACCTTCATCGTCGCCATGGTTTGCATAACATTGATGATTGCAGGCGGCATGTCGCTCGACGAAAGTGGTGAGGCCACACCCGGTCCGCTGTTCTGGCTCGGTGTCGTGATTCTGGCCATCTGGGGGATCGGCAGCATCATACCATCCATCGCTGTGCAGGTCCGCCGCTTCCACGATCAGGACAAGTCAGGCTGGATGGTCCTGCTCGGCTTCATTCCCTACGTCGGCAGCATCATCGTGTTCATCTTCATGTGCATCGAAGGGACGCGCGGCCCCAACCGGTTCGGCAACGATCCGAAGAACCCGACGAATTCCGATATCTTTGCCTGA